Proteins from one Rosa chinensis cultivar Old Blush chromosome 7, RchiOBHm-V2, whole genome shotgun sequence genomic window:
- the LOC121048907 gene encoding LEAF RUST 10 DISEASE-RESISTANCE LOCUS RECEPTOR-LIKE PROTEIN KINASE-like 2.7 isoform X2, translated as MYSCGNDVYFHYPFWKIEDSTAHQHCGYPGFGLRCSDSGEPMLGLPNNVSYYVKDLNFIASTITLVDVDVVHQACPRARHNISLGTLPLDYSPLDVNLSFYFNCTLDADHVVPPITCLGIYGIKKSYVFTEGEEPDGFDWSESCEENVVVTVKETEITSSIDELIGSFGVAMNNGFVLNWTVAKECDSCEVNGGLCGYKNLTVPEFLCFCRDGSIGTRNNGLCKKLGMFVDDALSLSNYKAMGLFED; from the coding sequence ATGTACAGTTGTGGTAATGACGTTTATTTTCACTACCCTTTTTGGAAAATCGAAGACTCCACAGCCCATCAACATTGTGGATACCCTGGTTTTGGTCTAAGATGCTCGGATTCTGGAGAGCCCATGCTGGGTCTCCCAAACAATGTCTCCTACTATGTGAAAGACTTAAACTTTATTGCATCCACCATCACCCTTGTTGACGTTGATGTTGTTCATCAAGCATGCCCTAGGGCAAGACACAATATTAGTTTGGGCACGCTCCCATTGGATTACTCCCCACTGGATGTGAACCTGAGCTTCTACTTCAACTGCACTTTAGATGCTGATCATGTTGTGCCTCCTATAACCTGTTTGGGAATATATGGTATCAAAAAGTCTTACGTTTTCACGGAGGGAGAGGAACCAGATGGGTTTGATTGGTCTGAAAGTTGTGAGGAGAATGTGGTGGTGACTGTGAAAGAAACAGAGATTACTAGTAGTATTGATGAGTTGATTGGTTCATTTGGAGTGGCCATGAACAATGGGTTTGTGCTTAACTGGACTGTGGCTAAGGAGTGCGATTCCTGTGAGGTTAATGGTGGCCTTTGTGGCTACAAGAACCTTACTGTGCCAGAGTTTCTGTGCTTTTGCAGAGATGGTAGTATTGGTACCAGAAACAATGGCCTCTGCAAGAAATTAGGTATGTTTGTCGATGATGCTCTCTCTTTATCTAATTATAAAGCTATGGGTCTGTTTGAGGATTGA
- the LOC121048907 gene encoding LEAF RUST 10 DISEASE-RESISTANCE LOCUS RECEPTOR-LIKE PROTEIN KINASE-like 2.1 isoform X1: protein MNNTETESSYSETMSSTRLYLLAAVLLLLFFNFHGSNANASFSASTNCPMYSCGNDVYFHYPFWKIEDSTAHQHCGYPGFGLRCSDSGEPMLGLPNNVSYYVKDLNFIASTITLVDVDVVHQACPRARHNISLGTLPLDYSPLDVNLSFYFNCTLDADHVVPPITCLGIYGIKKSYVFTEGEEPDGFDWSESCEENVVVTVKETEITSSIDELIGSFGVAMNNGFVLNWTVAKECDSCEVNGGLCGYKNLTVPEFLCFCRDGSIGTRNNGLCKKLGMFVDDALSLSNYKAMGLFED from the coding sequence ATGAATAATACAGAAACTGAAAGTTCATATTCTGAAACCATGTCATCTACTCGTTTGTACCTCCTTGCAGCTGTTCTCTTACTCTTGTTCTTCAACTTCCATGGAAGCAATGCTAATGCTAGCTTTTCAGCCTCAACAAATTGCCCCATGTACAGTTGTGGTAATGACGTTTATTTTCACTACCCTTTTTGGAAAATCGAAGACTCCACAGCCCATCAACATTGTGGATACCCTGGTTTTGGTCTAAGATGCTCGGATTCTGGAGAGCCCATGCTGGGTCTCCCAAACAATGTCTCCTACTATGTGAAAGACTTAAACTTTATTGCATCCACCATCACCCTTGTTGACGTTGATGTTGTTCATCAAGCATGCCCTAGGGCAAGACACAATATTAGTTTGGGCACGCTCCCATTGGATTACTCCCCACTGGATGTGAACCTGAGCTTCTACTTCAACTGCACTTTAGATGCTGATCATGTTGTGCCTCCTATAACCTGTTTGGGAATATATGGTATCAAAAAGTCTTACGTTTTCACGGAGGGAGAGGAACCAGATGGGTTTGATTGGTCTGAAAGTTGTGAGGAGAATGTGGTGGTGACTGTGAAAGAAACAGAGATTACTAGTAGTATTGATGAGTTGATTGGTTCATTTGGAGTGGCCATGAACAATGGGTTTGTGCTTAACTGGACTGTGGCTAAGGAGTGCGATTCCTGTGAGGTTAATGGTGGCCTTTGTGGCTACAAGAACCTTACTGTGCCAGAGTTTCTGTGCTTTTGCAGAGATGGTAGTATTGGTACCAGAAACAATGGCCTCTGCAAGAAATTAGGTATGTTTGTCGATGATGCTCTCTCTTTATCTAATTATAAAGCTATGGGTCTGTTTGAGGATTGA